A region of the Labeo rohita strain BAU-BD-2019 chromosome 5, IGBB_LRoh.1.0, whole genome shotgun sequence genome:
GGGACCCTTTGTAATGATAAACTGtaaaacaaatgtctttataattaTATCCTGCACATTAAAATAGCATGAGCCACATGCATTTAGATTCATAATGGCCTTCCTAAAAGGTTTTTTGAAAGACATGTATTTGCAAACAGCCAGACAGTCACAAACACTATGGAGGATTTTAACAAGCACTCAGTAAACGTACCTTAAAATTCAGCTTGAGTAATACATATGAAGGACTGTTTTAATTGCCTGCCATACACTGACATGATGCGTGGGTGACAGCAAACTGGAGATggagaaatgtaaaataaaccaGTTACTTACACAGCTACTcagcaaattaataaatttaattttaccagtatattatattaatgctttaactaagaaaaaaagtagtTTGTTACCAGAGCTGGGtcgattacttacaaattgtaatccgtCATTCATTCCAAATTACAGGACAAAAATGACAGTTCGTagtgtaatttattacattacacattttaggtgatgtaatcagattacttttggattattTTTGACCTAATTTATTTATCACAGATAATCTAATctttaaataggataatcttgtaccatattgacataaaaatacaaagagtaagaaaatatattccatttgttgttattaacaacatgacgtgcattaaacattatattacgtCAATGTTTCCCAAACTGGTGTTGgtgaaggaactgcaggggatttatgagtttaataaaaaagctaatcattaaataaatcataaaaaatgtgacattaaaaaaaataattttaaaatcaatcaaaataaaaaaacgtcctaaaaaaatcaattattttatatgtttacctgcatgtcatgggACCATAACCAATATCAGAGAaccaatgaacatgcaaatgtcaTGGGCActttaagtatatatattagATGAAAGTGGTTCAGATGACAAAAAGTTTATGAATTTAGCCTTCCAAAAACATAGAAATACATGGTTAACCTACAGAGtgataattcaattaaaaatcaaTGTGTTCATTAGTAGTTGATGGAATACTGAAACACTTCCtaaacctgaaatgatttttgtaaatccagtGATCAAATGCTTTGTAGCCACCTGACTAATTTATGTCTTTATGTGATATGATGAATTTGAGATAATCaagaaattatgaataatttattgctagtgtgtgaataatatgtaatcatgtaatccataaaaaagtaactgtagtctgattatgagtattttaaaatgtagtttaatctttatttaatttttggaatctgattcgGCCAAGCAGCATAAGGAACATATAAGagaaatattaatgttaaactCCTGCAAGACAATACTACagtagatgaaaaaaaaaacaattgcaatTAGAGCGACCAACGATATGATATGAGCATTGCCATTTCTTACGAAAATTAACTATTAActgttttactaaaataaaaccaaaaaaaaggtgtgtcttaccatattattaaaatttatcatCTAAAAtgtgaacacactggtttgtagtgcaaacagttttaccatttactgcattttgttaTTAGGGCTTTGTAGCGTTTgggccaatcagacacacaatgGTTCATTTGATTCGctaaatcaatgattcattaaattaacaaataatcacagacccCCTCGCCCAATCCACAACACTGTCTGCCGGGATGTCTCCAATGGCCCACCAGGCCCCTGGTTACCATGGACACCAGAATACCTCGGCCAGATCAGATAAACTTTACAACCTGCAAGTATGTAGAGAGAATCTCCCACACTACACTTctctataggaaagacacaacgcctatagaaatggactctttcctacTCATTcgcagacaaacctttctttgaccttcctatcacacatagcccaggtcattgtgtacagtattactgcattgtattctaattttgtctgttgtatttgtatttgtctttctactgttttatgcatgtattaggATAGACTAGTAGTGtaacccacctatgtcatgcttggactcttcgagttcgtattttaatgatctaaaagatggtgtaaattagatgttgatacctttgcaacatgttggtgttttaagaaaccttagtagtttttgcatcaacacccaatcgaattacatatgcaaaataccatgctcacagacaaagagtcataaactttcccttcaaaggtgaaagttaccattggttcgcggacctcctggaggcgcagcctccagagagcttaaaggcaaacgGTTGACCGCCTCCCTAGTTCTTCTCTTCTTCACTTTCTCCctcgtctgcaacatctaccgattgctgcccgtgtggaggaacccacggggagccggagccggcacagggcgtgcccggcgggcccgacaggcccaacatacagagctgtggctctcgaccacaaagagccagacagttccactcatccctggaattcatcttcatgactcacctcagtcagtcagtggttcttggagaacctaagaagatgagctagaactcttcaggacttccctaagtgtgcgccaggccttgcggccttgtctttccatttcccaaagatcacaggacgtcagctgggtccctctcagctcttggttcttcttcacttttcacatgggaagaaactcccagtcaccaacgagtcaggacatctttggaattcatcactctccagacccggaagaacgtgattgcaattccaaaaccaccactgctccaaaccatcaagactttcagagactgcatttggacacttgttcgacgaccaaggcaatgcaagtaacgtacacttaactaaacaaacagaggtttagtataagctgcagacagcactgatggtttcacagcaggtggttaactgactgttttcatagcttcatttccttgtctctctctaactacttctcactgaccattcccccatgtatgagtgatttcatgtttgtttgtttagattagttatgtgttagtccttcgttaataaactattgtgcacaaattacatgagttttgattctgattctgccttgcaaattaatgtccctttacgattccgattcgagctacatgctctaatgcaatggtactttaagaaagttattttctgtggccaagaaaatatcatttcttagagttgatataaagattatactgaatgttcgctgagcgaacagattagttgatggaaaattgattctgctacagttactactggcagctgatataagtaattgtaattaatcataattaattgtaattatttatatacatttccctttgagctaaaaatCGCAACAGCTTCAAGTGTATAGTGCCGAAACCCtactgtaattgttagaatggccaaggctCAGCAATCTCCATAAAAAAATGACCACGCAGACCAAACCGCGAGTCGTAAAGACttaaaacttggagggatggcaGTAGTCACACCGCCTacatcggcctgacgggggtacaacagcgatcaaaagtacgaaatcgctcataactcttAAACGGTTCatcacaggctcaagtgtcttatgtcctTGAAATCCTTGGCTCACGGTAGAAAAGGGAAGGtcaggaagattctctggaaAGTGAATTTcaacaattatcaaaaaaagttcaacttttcaCCCTCCAtcgcaaagggatgccaaaacgtTCGAAAAGTGCAGGGCTGCTTctactaaaatggctataacttacgcaagagctgaatctgaggtcacaaaaaaaaaaaaaaaaaaaaaaaagcagagctTGGTAACTTGATGGCACTattagaggaaaaaaacataaaaatggctataactaggcACCCAGTTGTCCTTTCAAATGAAAACTGGTACGCAAGGTCTTGGTTCAAAGTGCCACAACTGGCTGTGAGGACATTTGCGtcatctcaaaaaacatgaaagaaatcGGCTACTGGGCGGAGGGCGATATCgtatttttcaagggtgtaaacgaTTGTCTATTGCatagttttttttacttatagaCTTATCATGCAATAGATCTCCTCATTCCAAACAACCTTGTctttagaaccactgctgtcaatcaaaccatcTGTGAAATAATGGAGAAAATGTAATAAACCTAATTTTGCAAACTATATTGCTCAATCTGGAAATAaaactgcagtgcaattctctggactctctaggtcaataattatcaaaaaaaataaataaatatttacactttGAGAAGCTATGACAGGGTTGTTTAGAATAGGGACCTGTCCAAAAATGCCCAAACACCCATAAAgcttaaaggaaaactcaaaacttcacaaaacctggtgagcacatgcagCAGGTGATTCTAAagaagcatgcaaagttttagggagatcagatcacagctggcactatatcagtcataaacattaaaaaaaatatttctatggcaaataatctgtaaaatgctttataaaTGATTGATTTAGATGGTttaggcttgctaaataatacataattttatttcatatgtgcttaaatgccttaaagcgcttgaaccccagtaatcgctgcttgcagctatatttcttctcattattttgcTACCgcagctaatgaaccagaagtttcacccattcacagaaaacagctcacttccatgtttaaaaatgaggtggatagttaaaccatggtaacaacaaattaacaatggtTTTAATACACTAATTTAagcatggtatttgtagtaaaactgtggttacaCAAGTGGTATTCAATACggcaaaaaaacatggtttttgCACTATTAGACCGCTTTAGACTGGATGGCGCTACTGCTCAATCAGAACCCCAATTACACAAGTGCTTATACAGCCATCATTTTTATTAAGGTATAGTTTCACTATCATCTTAATTGCATTTTGCAAATTGCAAAGTTGTATTTTATAAGTTATCAGTTGTAGCCTTGATTTCAAGAGAGCATTTCTCATTGGCCTTGACACATTCCACATTTTCTCATGGGTGACGTCGTTATTTATTTTCTAGTGCTGCTAAGTCCACCttccatttaaaatattctacTCAGTGATCTGTTCATCCTGCTTAATTTGGCAGTAGAGTGAGGAAGAGTTGAGTTTCAGGCTAGATAACCACATCTTCTGCGCTTCTCAACACAACAGACCACATCCATTTGTCATCATGCTTGATCTCCCCGTAACAGAATCTGTAGACACTTTGTAGACTCTGGAGGGCTAACATTGCTCTTGCGGGACATTTTAAGCTAGAATCTATTGAACTGTATAAAGACGCCCTGACAGAAGCCACTTAATTTAGTTACGCCACATAATGGAGGGCAATATTTAACAGTTAATGTCACATAGCTAGCTGTGTACAACAACAgaatataaaaagataaatagacACAGACAGTTGGTTCAGatacagtgtagatagataGGCAAGGTAATATTGTGTGGGTGAAAAGGGactaaagtgtgtgtgtgtgtgtgtgtgtgatgtagGAGGGGGAGATAAAGTGTAGCTCTGTCAGTTCAGTGTCAGAGTGTGACACTTCTCTGAAACAGAAATGGCTTTCCTCAGTCTCTTACCTTCTAGAAATTTACTTAGTCACCTTTTCCACTCTGCCCTCACAGGTAAGAGTATATCTTTCTCTTAGCATTTAGCTTTCTCATTTTTCTGTTCTACTAACTTACCTTGACAAACTAACAAGGAAACTCAAACATATGAGCAGACTCCCTCTCTCTTCAACTAATCATAAAACATAATAGTTCAACAGCTAGACCTTCATAAGCACACACTAACATAAACGTGTATGTCTTGCTCTCCTGCCAGCCTGGAGTAACCTAATAGTTTATGCTCATAAATCTTTTATATTAAACAGACTGTATCATCATGTTGATTGGTCATCAAATTAACATTTACTGTCTGTTTCACATTAAATATTCTTCAAATTCCATGTGTTTATGAAAGCAGCAATTCCTGAGACATTAATGAAAAGACCTGAAGTATGAGAGAAATGTAATACTATACTGAGGCAAAGAGAGCTGCTGCTGCATTAGCTTTAGCATTAATTTTAATGTAGTCAGTTTAACGTTTTTGAGTTCATTGAGTTACGATACAAGTCTTGTCAAGTCTGTTTGTTGGTAATTCAGGCTTGATTAATTCTGAACTGGCCACTACTACCGTTGACTGAATAAAGTACTGGTTGGAGGATTCACGCTCCAtgcatatatttgatattttaatccTTGCGACTTTTGAGTCTCTAATTTTAGTAAAGGTACTTTCTGTGACTATAAAACTGCTACGTAAGCTACTGTATTTATAGCATCAGTGTCACTACATACGTGTGTATATGTCTGAATTTTTCTTGACTGGTTAAAAAGTTCTTGACTGGTTACTGCTTTAAACATGCTAAATCTATTTTTGAGTTTTgaccaaaaatatatacatacggTCAGTTACCAGGATgccggccatattggagatactcggatgtaaacaacagcatggattgcacagttaatgtactactgaatacgttgttctgttaatttatgctgtctaaaccatggaaaaaacgtgtggaagctgctaaatcatatagagaaggacttagtaagcaggaaatggCACAATATTtcgacaaactaaagttaataggtggtaaaaatATGAGCAGTATTAGTTAAAATTTCACCCACCtaaccggaaatgataagaataaacacaaatattgtcaagattcttgccctggaaatcctggttgtTTGGCAAACCATAAACGACTTTTGTTCCTCACACAGCTTTTTGCACTattttccttgatttgttataactttttgCGGTCTataatactccaaatgtttttcctggtccgaccgattagtacagcccaaaacattacgataattgaccattttcagcagcaataataagcaaaatatgcaagttttgtttggttcagtggcattgtttacattcagtgccgccaaaaCGGCCAGTTGATGACTCCTTCACATACACATGCATTCACACATAATCATTGCAGTCTCAAATCTTGTTTTATTGACAGGTGGGCTTCTTTTTCTTTGTCTGCTCATAAATGTGACCATTATCGCCAGTCCTACTCAAACTCCCAAGACCATCCTCATCACGTCCACTGCAGAAACTTTACCCGCTTTGCCTGCTGATGATCCTGCCGGCCCACAGGAGGCGTCTTATTTACAACAGCCTCCAAAGACCAAAGCCGTGGAAGGGGAAGATGTGGTGTTTccctgttttttaaagaatgatgTGGATGAAGTGCAGGCTGTGGAGAAGGTGAGGTGGTACATGCAGAGTTCGGAGGGAAGGAAGAATGTTCTACAAGCGAACGAGACAGTGGAGGATGTCTTTGCTGGCCGTGTGTTTTTGTCTGGTGATCTGTCTGAGGGAGATCTCTCCATGACGCTAAGGAATATTTCGGTGAAGGATCGAGGGCTGTATTTTTGTGCCTTTATGTCAACAAACTCAACTATTCTTCAGGGAGGCGGGACCAAACTCAGCATCCGCAAATGGTTGGGTGAGCAAAGATGAGGGGTGCAAGAATATTAGCGTGAAAGACGATATTTAgatacataattatttttttaatatattattttttgttcttttttatctttttatcagTCTTTGGCCTATTAACTACAAGGGGAACTTGTCAATCTGTTATCAatcccttgattcttaatactgtgttgttacctgaagtcccttgtttgtcctaatcagttaaactgcctgctgttcttcagaaaaatcctttcaaattctttggttttccagcatttttgtgtatttgaaccctttccaacaatgactgtatgattttgagatccatcttttcacactgaggacagctgaggaactcatatgcaactattacagaaggttcaaacactcactgatgctgcaGAAAAAGTTACAGatgtattaagagccggggggtgaaaacatttgaacagaaaggagattttgtctaaatatcgtattttttcatttagtactgcccttcacaggctacagaagatagctacttgtttcccagaagacaaaaaaagttcaatttacccagatcttcaaattcaaaaagttttcaccccctggctcttaatacattgtttccttctggagcatcatttAGCGTTTGAACctgctgtaatagttgcatatgagtcccttagttgttgtctgtgtaaaaaagatggatctcaaaatcatacaatcattgctggaaagggttcaaatacacaaaaatgctggaaaaccaaagaatttgt
Encoded here:
- the si:ch211-137i24.12 gene encoding immunoglobulin superfamily member, whose protein sequence is MAFLSLLPSRNLLSHLFHSALTGGLLFLCLLINVTIIASPTQTPKTILITSTAETLPALPADDPAGPQEASYLQQPPKTKAVEGEDVVFPCFLKNDVDEVQAVEKVRWYMQSSEGRKNVLQANETVEDVFAGRVFLSGDLSEGDLSMTLRNISVKDRGLYFCAFMSTNSTILQGGGTKLSIRKWLGVIEESVGTIIGIVVAVVGVAVGLVALILTQFKDKLNCLQK